A segment of the Candoia aspera isolate rCanAsp1 chromosome 8, rCanAsp1.hap2, whole genome shotgun sequence genome:
tgaaaaaattaaattttCATCCTGCGCTTACCCACTGCTTTTGGAAGTCTTAGACCTGGATGTCATTCAAGCACCAAGTGTGTACTTGACCCAGGATTGGTTTATACAGTATTGTGTGAAAACATGAGGTGTAGCCTAATACTATATTTAGTGAAGATCATTTTGAATATTTTCTCGAATATTTGTAGCTACTTATCTTttgtagacagaaaaacataagcaCACAGCAGACCTTGGCTTAAAAGTTCTCTGCAAAATTTCATACCCTttttgaatgaaataaatttaaataaacagccTAATATTAGAATTTGTGTCTGGTTCATGCATTAAGAGGTTGAGGTATAACTTCCATACTTTCCACCAAACTTAGAAGTATCAGCATAGTTTGTCAGTGTGATAAATGGTTTGGCATcataaaaataatgcagaataaaCAGCCCAAACTTGCATAGGCTGCAATTATAAATCTTTTTCAGGTTTTGCTGAAAGAAGGAATAGTTCCTTCAATTCTAAGCCTTGGCATTTCAGAAGCATATTAGCATACTctagaattttccatttttagtcTTCAATCAGAAACTGTACAGTTGTAGATTTGTTGCCTCACTGGCATACtagccagccagatgtttaaatataattcctttATAAATAATGACAACTTTTTGCTTTCTGTGGGaatatagtctttttttttaaatttggcatCAATAAAGATAATTTGTATAATATCAAGTTAACAAAAATATGTGTAATTAAATTGAATGGCATTACTATTTTCAGCAAAACTGAAGAGTTTTTACATGCATGAAAGATACATAGCAAGACCTGAAGATGTTTGCTTGGAATTAGCCATTAAGTAATGAGCTCACTGATATTTCTCCAGAGTGTGAAAGATGTGTGAaaactgcttcattttcttcatcaATTTCAACTGTGGGATACGTCTTTGTCCAGGACTCTCTTAATTTAGCAAAGTAAACAAGTTTATTCTTTTCTGGCATGTAGCATGGAACAACTTGGCTCTGTTCTTGACAGCCTGCCAAAATTCTAATCTTTGGAAAAACATAGTTGGGTCTCCTACCTTTTATGAGTCTATTGTGCTGTGTGTGTATTTTCCTACATTTTCTGTTCTATCTGGCAAGCTGTCTGTCCTGTCTAGTGGCATTCTGGCTTTAGCCTGATGACCCACAGCTGTGTGTGATTGTATGCTTATGTGTGTGTGATACATGCAGTGAAATTAAATATAGTCGTTGGATGCTAGAAGTGGTGGGTGGCTAGCTTCTTGATAATATTGAGAATctcttctcattttcctttttcctttgcagaCTTTGACTACTGGGATTTTGTAGTGCCTGAACCCAACTTTAATGAGATGGTGTTTGAGGAACGAACATGTCAGAATCTGATTAGAATGCTGGAGAACTGCCTCTCTAAATCAAAACAGACTAGACTGCATTGCTCAAGGGTCTTAGTCCCTGAGAAACTAACTCGGAGGATAGCTCAAGATGTCTTGCGTCTCTCTTCTACAGAGCCTTGTGGCTTGCGGGGCTGCATTATTCATATCAACTTGGAAACTGGAAATGTATGTAAAAAGCTGGAGAAGATTGTTTGTGACCCCAGTGTCATTCCCACGTTTGAACTGACACTGGTGTTCAAGCAAGACAATTGTTCATGGCCTAGCTTCAGGAGTTTATTCCCCAGAGTTTGTTTTACTTCTAGCTATAAACAGACTCTGATCCTGAGCGCAGGGTTTCGTCTAATTAAGAAAAAATTATACTCCTTGATTGGGACAGTTGTTGAAGAATGCTGAAAAGTGTACTAGTTAAAAAAAGCTGAGCTAAAAACCCATAGAAATAGGAGCGATATTTGCACAATACCTGTCTATGGTCTTGAAGCTGGCAAAATCTTTGTGGAGCTATCTGGTGCTATGTAAAATGAGGAGGAGTGCAGCTCCTTGATACTTGAAACATTCCTTGGTTAGCAGAGATTTGGCAAGCCCAATAGCCATCCTGATTGCCATTTATTGCTAGCAGTTGGACTAAATGCTGCCCTAACGGTTTGGCATTCTTTGATATTTTTTAAGATGAGTTCCCTAGATTCACATTGTTTTAAATTCAGGTTAGGAGAAATTACTCACAAGCTTTCAAGGAATAAACACATCTCTAGGACTACATAGGTCAAAGAGGTAGGAATGATGCTTCCAAAATGTTGCTCATAGGTAGCATCAAATAAAAGAGACAGGACATGTCTATTTGGAAAGAGATATTTATGACAGCCTTTGAGTTATTGTTGCTTTGTTCTTCAAGATCATCTTCTAAATCTTTCTAGACTAACAACATTTGCCATAGTTCTTGTATAACATTCAGAAGCCTTACCCTGGCTTCCTGCAACCTCGTGTCTTCTGAATGTATTGCTGCCACAGCTCCAGCAAGCCCACCCAGCATGACCAAAGGCTGGAAATTTTGGGAGTTTTAGTCACAACATTTCTAAGGAGCACAAACTTGAAGAAGGTTGTCTTACCTGCCATGATTGACTTGTCTTCCAAGCTAAAAGGTTTGCAGGAAGCTAGCTTGCCCAAATAATCATGAATAATTGCATTATAGTTCTACACTCACTTTCTACAAATGTGACAATACTGAAATCTACAGAACACTTTATGTAGGTTTGGCACTGAAGGGTTTGTGTTGGTTTGTATTCTGTTTATTAGAATAATAATTTGTTGTCCTGATATATTTCACTTAGCCTGCCTGATTCGGAAagtaaaagcaattttttttcattgCTAGTGGTGTCTACAATTGTAAGTGAAGAGCAATAATCTAGAATCCACAAGTCCAGTTGATAGTTGTAGATGGTGTCAGAGGCCACTGCTTCACCCTAAACTTTGAGCCTCTTATTAAACTTGATTCCCACAAAGAGTCAATGAAATACTCACTACTTTCCTTCAGAGATTCTTGGTTGAGTTATGGAAAAGATCAATAGAGATAAGGCAATAAAGGTTTCAATATCCAGCTTTCTTCCAGACACACATCTACACTGATATCCATAATTCAAGGAGCAAACTATATAGTTCTTAGCACAGTCATACACATTTATAGATGTTGAACTTAAACAGGATtgagaaaaagttgagaaaataCTTGACATTGGAAAGCTGAGTATCCTAGGTCATCCTGTCTCAAACTGGTGCCATTTAGATAGACAGGGACCACACTTTCCAGAATTTCAAATTTTTGGTCCTGTTGGCTATGAATTATGAGAGCTACAGCCTCATTATTTCTGGACAGCACTATCATGGAGAAGACTGCTCTAGATCTTCACTGACCTCTTCGTGGAAATAAATGTAGAAATTTAATACCTACTTATTGACCTTTTAGGAAAATCTGTAAGCATTAGAAGAGATAGGCTCAGTGCTTCCTAGGAAttagaataatatattttatagctTCCATGGGTTGTAACGAATAACATATGTCAATTCTAAAACAAAAAATGTCTTTCCCAGAATATCTCAGTGGGGACCAAACTCTAAACTGTTCAAGCAGCAAGAAATGAAGGGAGGAAGATGAAAACTCAGTTGCCATAAGCTTTTTGCTTGGTTTTTGTGTAGTAGACTTGCATCTTGCCTTGTATGCAGAGAAGTGGGAAGGATGGGATAACTCAAGGTACTCTTGTGAAACtgttttctttaaatatcttCATTAAGATAAACTGATATGTACAGCACATAAGAGTTGTTTCTGCTCTGTTGAACTTAATATGTGAGGGATAAAAACATGTAGTCTAATGCAAGTGATTTGGGGAAGGGATGCCTATTAAGTTGCAGAAGACTATGCATTATATAGTTGACATTAAAATCCAAACTTGTGCACTTCTCTATGCCAATCAACCAAGACTATGTTGTCTTGGCCTTAGACCTTTATAAACTGGTGTTTCACCTTTTGAGTTATAGCCCATTTACAGTATGGATACTGCTGGTGGGTTGGATTCTCCTTGCCTCTGGATTCCTCAAGATTAGGGAACCTTCTTGAGCAGATTCAGGGACAGAGAGATTCAAGGAGTAAGAAAAATGATAGCTGTGCCAGCAAGTCTGCTTTTCTGATACTAGAAGTGGTCCAGagttttaaaatttctgatgCTGATCACCCTTGTATGAATTTGTGCATGTGTTTTGGATTTGCACTGATGCAGGCTCCCTTACTGTTGTGGAGttacaattacttttttttcaattttcctaCTGCTGTCATTGCACTGTTCTTGAATGTGATCCTTATGTAAGTCCATCtataaagatatatttttaattccCAGCTCTCAGgttataattaaaaatgtaaagatgcCTTATCTGGCACCTTTCATAAAAGCATGTACATGGATAAAATGAAGATAGGGACTCTGCAAGTCAGTTGTTTCTTGGAGgaattaaaatttaaatctaaAATTTATTGAACAGATAAGCTGAAAGACTTAACTAGCCAGGGTGTTCCCACATTCGGACTGATGATCTTACTTTTGCCCATGGGATTAAGTTCTCATACATTAAAACATTCTGTTGCTCCTTTATTCTTTTGCATGTAATAAAATCTTAATTCTGGAATCAAGCTGCTGCTTTCTTACCTCAAAATGTAATGTTAGAATCCAGAAAACTGATATTGCTCATACTATATCCCCAACCAGACTTTGGCCTTAGATACCTTAAAGAAAAGCATCACTTGATCCACTGAATCTGCCACTAGCAATACTGTTCTGTGCAGTGCTGTGGATTCCATATGGGGAAATTTTCAGATAAGTGGGTGATGACTGAATCATCCATTAGTGTCTTATCCTGTATGTAATGTATTCAAGCTGTGGTGGGTACAAAAATCCCATGGACAaagtataaaaaaaatctttgaaaaacaGCAGTGTAGAATGACtttaatgggacgcggtggcgctgcgggttaaaccgctgagctgtcaatcggaaggtcggcggttcgaaaccgcgcggcggggtgagctcccgttgttaatcccagctcctgctcacctagcagttcgaaaacatgcaaatgtgagtagatcaataggtaccgcttcggcgggaaggtaacggcgttccgtgtcgtcatgctggccacatgacctggaagtgtcctatggacaacgctggctccaaggcttagaaacggagatgagcaccgccccctagagtcggactcgactggactttacgtcaagggaaacctttacctttactagaatGACTTTAAAATAATGATGGTTTATTGTTACTTCAAACCATGCTACATGCTATACTTACAAGATGGATTGAATCCACATATCTTTTAACCATGAATTAtgctttgcaaaaacaaaacaacaaaactctTGAATTAAAAATTGCCCTTGCCCCTTGAAATTTCTCTGGAGTGAGAAAATTTGAAAGTAACTTGGGAGACAAATTCTAAACTCCATGCAAAATATTGCAACTTAAGTATTAGTGATTTGTGGCATCACTATGACAGAAACACACTTCCCGGAATATGCTAGGAAATTACCTATAGCTCACATGGATTaccttataattttttttccaaagtaagCATTTGAATTCTTAATATATTTTCAGTTATTCATTGTTTCCTCTGGGGAGCAATAGGGACCTTTCCTTGTTTTGCTTTGGGTCTCAA
Coding sequences within it:
- the DDIT4L gene encoding DNA damage-inducible transcript 4-like protein, encoding MHFFRMVATNSLNNKNSELIQQQFQQASFFDFDYWDFVVPEPNFNEMVFEERTCQNLIRMLENCLSKSKQTRLHCSRVLVPEKLTRRIAQDVLRLSSTEPCGLRGCIIHINLETGNVCKKLEKIVCDPSVIPTFELTLVFKQDNCSWPSFRSLFPRVCFTSSYKQTLILSAGFRLIKKKLYSLIGTVVEEC